The Psychrobacter sp. LV10R520-6 genome includes a region encoding these proteins:
- a CDS encoding NCS2 family permease, with product MNAIERYFGINGENTTIKTEILAGATTFLTMAYIIFVNPNVLAEAGMDKGAVFVATCLAAAVGCFIMGIYARLPVALAPGMGLNAFFTYGVVLGMGYAWETALGAVFLSGCIFVLLSLFKIREWIINAIPIALKQGVVAGIGAFLAFIALQSSGIIIGQDATLVALGDMTTFAPVMASLGFFVIVGLSYKKIPGAVTIGILLVALISLLTGNTQFTGIMSTPPSIAPTLMQLDIAGAFDVGMISVIFAFLFVDLFDTAGTLMATTSQAGLVEKNGNVPNLGKALLADSTATVAGSLFGTSSTTSYVESVAGIASGGRTGLMAVTVGVLFLLSIFFAPLAGMIPAYATAGAIFYVGVLMLATLKDINWGDVTDAAPVAVVLLFTPLTYSIADGIALGFITFTAVKLLAGKFSEITLAVWVLTLILLAKIIFL from the coding sequence TTGGTATTAATGGTGAAAACACCACGATCAAAACAGAAATTCTTGCTGGTGCAACCACGTTTTTAACGATGGCCTACATTATTTTTGTGAACCCTAATGTATTGGCAGAAGCTGGCATGGACAAAGGCGCGGTATTTGTCGCCACTTGCTTAGCTGCTGCGGTGGGTTGTTTTATAATGGGTATCTACGCCCGCTTACCGGTCGCATTAGCGCCAGGCATGGGACTCAACGCTTTCTTTACTTATGGCGTGGTTCTGGGTATGGGCTATGCGTGGGAAACCGCACTGGGTGCTGTATTCCTATCGGGTTGTATCTTTGTACTTTTAAGCTTGTTTAAAATTCGTGAATGGATCATCAATGCCATTCCAATCGCTCTTAAACAAGGGGTGGTCGCTGGTATCGGCGCGTTTTTAGCCTTTATTGCGCTGCAAAGCTCTGGCATTATCATCGGGCAAGACGCGACCTTGGTTGCTCTCGGCGATATGACAACTTTTGCACCCGTGATGGCTTCGTTAGGGTTCTTTGTCATCGTGGGCTTATCCTATAAAAAAATCCCTGGTGCGGTAACGATTGGTATTTTATTGGTCGCCTTAATCAGTTTATTAACAGGTAATACCCAGTTTACTGGGATTATGTCTACGCCGCCATCAATTGCGCCAACCTTAATGCAGCTTGATATTGCTGGCGCGTTTGACGTGGGCATGATCAGTGTCATTTTTGCCTTTCTGTTCGTAGATTTATTTGATACCGCAGGTACCTTGATGGCTACCACTAGTCAGGCCGGTCTGGTTGAAAAAAACGGTAACGTTCCTAACCTAGGTAAGGCGTTGTTAGCGGATTCAACAGCGACTGTTGCAGGCTCGTTGTTTGGTACGTCATCGACGACCAGTTATGTTGAAAGTGTCGCAGGGATCGCCTCAGGTGGCCGTACCGGACTGATGGCAGTAACGGTCGGCGTGCTGTTCTTACTCAGTATTTTCTTTGCGCCATTAGCCGGTATGATTCCAGCCTATGCCACTGCTGGTGCCATTTTTTATGTGGGCGTATTGATGCTGGCTACCCTAAAAGATATCAATTGGGGAGATGTAACGGATGCCGCACCTGTGGCAGTCGTGCTGTTGTTTACACCGCTAACATACTCTATCGCTGACGGTATTGCTCTTGGTTTTATTACCTTCACTGCGGTTAAATTATTGGCAGGTAAATTTTCTGAAATTACCCTTGCCGTTTGGGTATTAACGCTAATTTTACTGGCTAAAATTATATTTTTATAA
- the putA gene encoding bifunctional proline dehydrogenase/L-glutamate gamma-semialdehyde dehydrogenase PutA, with protein sequence MNPIDQFAPKEPILFNPTELLVPEYIEQSADELYARISPLYSVDEDRWLTDLLPLAKPSDEEREAAAQQTRKLVEYVRNDGKAVKMVDSLLLEYSLDTQEGILLMSLAEALIRVPDNYTADALIRDKMSVADWKKHLKGDNGFITNTSTWGLMMTGRVVSIDSDTTASGFLDRMTKKMGEPMIRGAMQKAMRVMGHQFVLGETIEEANKNSQSYRNKGYTYSFDMLGEAAVTHKDAENYFNDYLHAIKSTANIKVKDGMPKPSVSIKLSALHPRYEATQEAQVMGLLRQRCLLLIEAAREVNVDLSIDAEEADRLEISLKLFESLYRDPLTADWDGLGLVVQGYAKRAIAIFAWVARLSTEVGDRIPLRLVKGAYWDTEIKLAQQKGLSGYPVWTRKEGTDTAYLACARFLLSEHLRGLIWPQFATHNAHTLATVMTMSAHRDFEFQRLHGMGDALYDHILQAYNIPVRIYAPVGAHKDLLPYLVRRLLENGANSSFVHQLLDKSYPIDKLVVHPYDKLLTNDTLHNPDIPLPLNLYGDRRASYGPNIFVESQWHPFKTAVDTHLHKSWTAAPIINGQTISEYAVDGVSSKLDSHTIRAPWNHEIIAGKVRYANAELARKAIDTAVAGQEAWQAVSASKRAAILRKTADLYEENYAEFMALCQVEAGKTIQDSIDEIKEAVDFCRFYADEAERLDDVVHQFTDLTGNQSRQVYKARGTFVCISPWNFPLAIYTGQVVAALAAGNTVVAKPAEQTSLIAHFGAQLMYQAGVPAEALQFVTGAGEVGGALTAADNLSGVIFTGSTQTAQRINQSLNDHAQASGELPVLIAETGGQNAMIVDSTALPEQVVKDAVLSAFGSAGQRCSACRILCVQEEVADGIIELLQGNMAELVVGNPIHAATDVGPVIDSDAKQGLEEHIERMIAEPTATILAQTPMSASSVVSEEQSTFVLPTAIEVQSIDVIGGEHFGPILHVLRYQARDLDKLIDAINGTGFGLTLGIHSRIENIAEHIERRAFVGNTYVNRNQIGAVVNVQPFGGCGLSGTGPKAGGPHYVPRLMRLINANDTKASSGTTHSSLQTDIA encoded by the coding sequence ATGAACCCAATAGACCAGTTTGCCCCGAAAGAGCCGATTTTATTTAATCCCACCGAGTTATTGGTGCCAGAGTATATTGAGCAGTCAGCAGATGAGCTGTATGCACGTATCTCGCCATTATATAGTGTGGACGAAGACCGCTGGTTAACCGACTTGCTGCCACTTGCCAAGCCTAGTGATGAAGAGCGCGAAGCTGCTGCTCAGCAGACGCGCAAGCTAGTCGAGTATGTGCGCAATGATGGTAAAGCCGTCAAGATGGTAGATTCACTACTGCTTGAGTATAGCCTCGATACTCAAGAAGGTATTTTGCTGATGAGTCTGGCAGAAGCCTTAATTCGGGTGCCAGATAACTATACCGCTGATGCACTCATTCGCGACAAGATGAGCGTCGCGGATTGGAAAAAGCATCTCAAAGGTGACAATGGTTTTATCACTAATACCTCGACGTGGGGGTTGATGATGACCGGACGTGTGGTTAGTATTGATAGTGATACAACGGCGTCAGGATTTTTGGATCGCATGACCAAAAAAATGGGCGAGCCGATGATTCGCGGCGCCATGCAAAAAGCCATGCGCGTTATGGGTCATCAATTTGTATTGGGCGAGACCATTGAAGAAGCCAACAAGAACAGTCAAAGCTACCGTAATAAAGGCTATACCTATTCGTTTGATATGCTAGGTGAGGCCGCGGTTACTCATAAAGATGCTGAAAATTATTTTAACGACTATTTGCATGCAATTAAGTCTACGGCCAATATCAAAGTCAAAGACGGCATGCCTAAGCCGTCCGTATCTATTAAGCTATCAGCGCTACATCCCCGCTATGAAGCGACCCAAGAAGCACAAGTGATGGGACTGTTGCGTCAGCGCTGCTTATTGCTTATCGAAGCGGCACGTGAAGTTAACGTCGATCTCAGTATCGATGCTGAGGAAGCGGATCGCCTAGAGATTTCCTTAAAGCTGTTTGAATCGCTATATCGTGACCCGCTAACCGCTGACTGGGACGGTCTTGGTCTGGTCGTGCAAGGCTACGCAAAACGTGCTATTGCTATTTTTGCATGGGTGGCTCGCTTGTCTACTGAAGTCGGTGATCGTATTCCGCTACGCCTGGTAAAAGGCGCGTATTGGGATACTGAAATTAAACTGGCTCAGCAAAAAGGTCTGTCCGGTTATCCGGTATGGACGCGTAAAGAAGGCACGGATACCGCTTATCTGGCATGTGCGCGTTTCTTATTATCAGAGCATTTGCGTGGGTTAATTTGGCCGCAGTTTGCAACTCATAATGCCCACACGTTAGCGACCGTAATGACCATGAGCGCGCATAGAGACTTTGAGTTTCAACGTTTGCATGGCATGGGCGATGCGCTTTATGATCACATTTTGCAAGCCTATAACATTCCTGTGCGCATTTATGCACCGGTTGGTGCGCATAAAGACTTGCTGCCATATTTGGTGCGTCGCCTACTTGAAAACGGTGCGAACAGCTCATTTGTCCATCAGTTATTAGATAAGTCTTATCCTATCGATAAGCTGGTCGTGCATCCGTATGACAAGCTGCTCACTAATGACACCTTGCACAATCCAGATATTCCATTGCCACTTAATCTTTACGGCGATCGCCGCGCCAGTTATGGCCCCAATATATTCGTCGAGTCGCAATGGCATCCGTTTAAAACAGCTGTTGATACTCATTTGCATAAATCATGGACAGCGGCGCCTATTATAAATGGCCAAACTATTAGCGAGTATGCGGTTGATGGCGTATCTAGTAAGCTTGATAGCCACACGATACGTGCCCCTTGGAACCATGAAATCATTGCAGGCAAAGTGCGCTATGCCAATGCGGAACTTGCTCGTAAAGCTATAGATACAGCGGTTGCTGGGCAAGAGGCGTGGCAAGCAGTATCTGCATCTAAGCGCGCTGCGATATTGCGTAAAACAGCTGATTTATATGAAGAAAACTACGCTGAGTTTATGGCACTATGTCAAGTTGAAGCGGGCAAGACCATTCAAGACAGTATTGATGAAATTAAAGAAGCCGTTGACTTTTGTCGCTTTTATGCGGATGAGGCTGAGCGCTTAGACGACGTCGTTCATCAGTTTACCGATTTGACTGGCAACCAATCGCGCCAAGTTTATAAGGCGCGCGGCACATTTGTCTGTATCAGTCCTTGGAACTTTCCATTGGCCATTTATACCGGTCAAGTGGTGGCAGCATTGGCCGCTGGTAATACAGTGGTTGCTAAACCTGCCGAACAAACCAGTTTAATTGCCCACTTTGGTGCGCAATTGATGTATCAAGCGGGCGTACCTGCCGAGGCACTACAGTTTGTTACGGGTGCTGGCGAAGTTGGTGGTGCACTGACCGCAGCGGATAATCTATCGGGTGTTATCTTTACCGGCTCAACCCAAACGGCTCAACGCATCAATCAAAGTCTCAATGACCATGCACAAGCCAGTGGCGAGCTACCGGTATTGATTGCTGAAACGGGCGGTCAGAATGCTATGATCGTCGACTCAACTGCCTTGCCTGAGCAAGTGGTCAAAGACGCGGTATTATCTGCCTTTGGCTCAGCCGGTCAGCGCTGCTCGGCGTGCCGTATCTTATGCGTACAAGAGGAAGTGGCCGATGGCATCATTGAGCTATTACAAGGCAATATGGCCGAGTTGGTCGTGGGCAATCCTATTCATGCTGCCACTGATGTGGGACCAGTTATTGATAGTGATGCCAAGCAAGGCCTTGAGGAGCACATTGAACGTATGATTGCTGAGCCAACGGCGACTATTCTAGCGCAGACTCCTATGAGTGCTAGCTCAGTGGTTAGCGAAGAGCAGTCTACCTTTGTATTGCCAACGGCTATTGAAGTGCAAAGCATTGATGTGATCGGTGGCGAGCACTTTGGCCCGATATTGCATGTACTGCGTTATCAAGCGCGCGATTTAGACAAGCTTATTGACGCGATTAACGGGACTGGCTTTGGCTTAACCTTAGGTATTCATAGCCGTATTGAAAATATCGCTGAGCATATTGAGCGCCGTGCTTTTGTGGGTAATACCTACGTCAACCGTAACCAAATCGGTGCGGTGGTCAACGTGCAACCCTTTGGTGGTTGTGGTCTCTCTGGCACAGGTCCAAAAGCCGGTGGCCCGCATTATGTTCCACGCTTGATGCGCCTCATTAATGCAAACGATACTAAAGCAAGCAGTGGCACTACTCATTCATCTCTTCAAACTGACATCGCATAA
- a CDS encoding 1-pyrroline-5-carboxylate dehydrogenase — protein MATEFKKNHAQVCEAWRLLSAVNRAIYLEAAIPKLALLTGDANKARRLFNHLLSAAPKLDEVQRMSGATGESNELYVTARGKTMVIGAESARTMAVLGQLIAALLTGNEVILHCPSQDDMCIEAVKVLYETGISDDVISIANDSQTITLLYIDRLAQVAVTGNNAEVQTVSQELANTDGILTQVIAVTDMEGLSDMLTPDYLYRFITERVRTINTTAIGGNASLLELGTE, from the coding sequence ATGGCGACTGAATTCAAAAAAAATCATGCCCAAGTTTGTGAAGCTTGGCGATTACTTAGCGCGGTCAATCGTGCTATCTATCTTGAAGCAGCTATTCCCAAACTGGCATTGCTTACTGGTGATGCTAATAAAGCGCGGCGCTTATTCAATCATTTATTAAGCGCAGCACCTAAGCTTGACGAAGTGCAACGTATGAGCGGTGCAACTGGCGAGTCTAATGAATTATATGTGACCGCTCGTGGTAAAACGATGGTTATCGGCGCCGAATCAGCCAGAACGATGGCAGTCCTTGGACAGCTTATCGCCGCTTTATTAACGGGTAATGAGGTAATACTGCATTGCCCAAGCCAAGATGATATGTGCATAGAAGCCGTAAAAGTGCTTTATGAGACCGGCATCAGTGATGATGTCATCAGTATCGCTAATGACTCACAGACGATTACTTTGTTATATATCGATCGTCTCGCGCAAGTGGCCGTTACCGGTAATAATGCTGAAGTACAAACCGTCAGTCAAGAGCTCGCCAATACGGACGGTATCTTAACGCAAGTGATTGCGGTAACCGATATGGAAGGCTTATCAGATATGCTCACACCTGATTATCTGTATCGTTTTATCACTGAACGGGTAAGAACTATCAACACCACCGCGATTGGTGGTAATGCTAGCTTACTTGAGCTTGGTACAGAATAA
- a CDS encoding cupin domain-containing protein: MSDLRLCLPDSITPEQFLAEYWQKKPLLIKQGLPQLIDMFEPDDMLGLALEEDASTRLLTQSSTKQANQPQWQLKKGPLTETDFDNLPEQWAVLVQNLEQWSPELGQLWQAFDFIPQWQRDDIMVSYAPKGGSVGKHYDDYDVFLAQGYGQRRWQLGKFCDERTEFVPDEPIRIFDDMGEIIFDEVLEAGDVLYVPPKLSHFGVAQDDCMTFSFGCRRPNVMQIIDSIADVATNDSDLFIPMILPQAPQASGELQAESIDAITAQLLQLLQSDRGADIIRQAVCEVVSKRQYDALVPEETMNTDELIQTLAQGATLQADYSGRLLYNQNADGISIYVNGQRLDGVDNHATALLVRLANGEHIKSEDITDVDPDDLMEWLENGWIWIDCAE, encoded by the coding sequence ATGAGTGATTTAAGACTTTGTTTACCCGATTCCATAACACCAGAACAGTTTCTAGCAGAATACTGGCAAAAAAAGCCGTTACTAATCAAACAAGGTTTGCCGCAGCTGATTGATATGTTTGAGCCAGATGATATGCTCGGGCTTGCCCTTGAAGAGGATGCATCAACTCGCCTACTAACCCAATCATCAACCAAGCAAGCTAACCAACCACAATGGCAACTTAAAAAAGGACCGTTGACCGAAACTGACTTTGACAACTTGCCCGAGCAGTGGGCGGTACTGGTACAAAATTTAGAACAGTGGTCACCTGAGCTGGGGCAATTATGGCAAGCCTTTGACTTTATCCCGCAGTGGCAGCGCGATGACATTATGGTGTCTTATGCACCCAAAGGCGGTTCAGTCGGTAAGCATTATGATGATTATGATGTGTTCTTAGCACAAGGTTACGGCCAGCGCCGTTGGCAGTTAGGCAAATTTTGTGATGAGCGGACTGAGTTTGTACCTGATGAGCCGATTCGTATTTTTGATGATATGGGCGAGATTATCTTTGATGAGGTTTTAGAAGCTGGTGATGTGCTATATGTGCCGCCTAAATTATCTCATTTTGGCGTGGCGCAAGACGATTGTATGACCTTTTCATTTGGCTGCCGTCGCCCTAATGTAATGCAAATTATCGACAGTATTGCCGATGTAGCGACCAACGATAGTGATTTATTTATTCCGATGATTCTGCCACAAGCGCCACAAGCTTCAGGTGAATTACAAGCGGAAAGTATAGATGCCATCACCGCACAATTATTACAGCTACTACAGTCGGATCGTGGTGCTGATATTATTCGCCAAGCGGTATGTGAAGTGGTCAGTAAGCGTCAATATGATGCGCTAGTTCCTGAAGAAACGATGAATACCGATGAGCTGATACAAACTTTGGCGCAAGGTGCCACGCTACAAGCGGATTATAGTGGTCGTTTATTATATAACCAGAATGCTGATGGCATAAGCATATACGTCAATGGCCAGCGGCTTGATGGTGTTGATAATCATGCCACAGCACTGCTGGTACGCCTTGCCAATGGTGAACATATAAAATCTGAAGATATTACAGATGTTGACCCAGACGATTTGATGGAATGGCTGGAAAATGGTTGGATTTGGATAGATTGTGCTGAGTAG